From a single Verrucomicrobiota bacterium genomic region:
- a CDS encoding DUF2817 domain-containing protein has product MNPLTPTYLKVIEEELLVGVEAAGAADQPWIGAARLNEVLRVCVRCALKDQALFTPILKKVIHPLVKGYSNLLPMTDNDALLWGNLQLSIRLLREEWTPLTTPHRYRSAHALIERFQSLCRQRPELTQVQSIGQVPLGQSTIDILRIKLAAPDGREDEKIQVAVTAGMHGDEAEGIYAIYRWINEIYNRPHLLKFYTFSLYPMLNPYGFEYGARGNANGIDLNREFQDIPKEPEALVMQKEFQNRKLDGLINLHADDDSEGLYGYANGSLLSESLVKPALHAASTIIPINFSLIIDGHKAEGGIIKESVSGALRPLTLHASEGHEPFDVTLETPNLMSLVSRATAHILMLRSLIDEHRKFISQAANL; this is encoded by the coding sequence ATGAATCCCTTGACCCCGACATATCTCAAAGTCATTGAGGAGGAGTTGCTTGTCGGAGTAGAAGCCGCTGGAGCCGCCGACCAGCCATGGATCGGTGCGGCAAGACTCAATGAAGTCCTGCGTGTGTGTGTGCGGTGTGCACTCAAAGACCAGGCCCTGTTTACCCCCATCCTCAAGAAAGTCATCCATCCTCTGGTGAAAGGGTACTCTAACCTCCTGCCAATGACCGATAATGATGCCCTGCTCTGGGGTAATCTCCAGCTTTCCATCCGCCTCCTGCGCGAAGAATGGACTCCCCTGACCACCCCGCACCGCTACCGTTCCGCTCATGCCCTGATTGAACGTTTCCAGTCCCTGTGCCGACAACGCCCGGAATTAACCCAAGTCCAGTCCATCGGTCAGGTTCCCCTCGGCCAATCTACGATCGACATCCTCCGGATCAAGCTTGCAGCACCAGACGGGCGCGAGGATGAGAAAATCCAGGTCGCTGTCACCGCCGGCATGCACGGCGACGAGGCTGAAGGGATCTACGCCATTTACCGTTGGATTAATGAAATCTATAACCGTCCCCACCTCCTGAAATTTTACACTTTCTCACTTTATCCTATGCTGAATCCCTACGGCTTCGAGTATGGAGCCAGGGGAAATGCCAACGGCATCGACCTGAACCGGGAATTTCAGGATATTCCCAAAGAGCCCGAAGCATTGGTCATGCAGAAAGAATTCCAAAACCGGAAACTCGACGGATTGATTAATCTCCATGCCGACGATGATTCCGAAGGACTCTACGGTTACGCTAACGGTTCATTGCTTAGTGAATCCCTCGTCAAACCGGCACTGCATGCTGCATCGACGATTATCCCGATTAATTTCTCCCTTATCATCGACGGGCATAAAGCCGAAGGCGGGATTATCAAGGAATCTGTTTCGGGAGCCCTCCGCCCACTCACTCTCCATGCCAGCGAAGGACATGAACCTTTCGACGTGACCTTAGAAACGCCCAACCTGATGAGCCTTGTCAGTCGAGCTACAGCTCATATCCTGATGCTACGCAGCCTCATCGATGAACACCGTAAATTCATCTCCCAAGCCGCAAATCTGTAG
- a CDS encoding FIST N-terminal domain-containing protein translates to MTKLEVMNSSASITLHEPITLETISQEIINCRKDLIPSKSRIAFVFMTEHFFAMAEDILESVRVDGHAGTVVGCSGSGVLGTNTEIEQSPSFSLLMMNLPQGCEFNTFRYNQEFIENQTSSEEWFEKIGKKKGDQSKFVVFSDPFTVDSLAWMKSWNAALDHSPTTGGLASGNMGNRQSRIFLNGQSFSEGGVGLHLSGGLEIHTVVSQGCIPIGKSHIITKAEQNIIFELGGRPAYEVLSETVDSLNDELKNRAQGNLFIGFVMNEYKEKFKRGDFLVRNLLGADQAMGALAVGEWPHVGQTIQFQLRDSKTAHEDLEHWLEEKKSELKGKQILSGLMFVCNGRGKNLFKEGNHDAKTVAKFFGDIPLAGFFCNGEIGPVGKSNFLHGYTASLALFVESSDPAATASTQSK, encoded by the coding sequence ATGACTAAGCTAGAGGTAATGAATAGCTCCGCCTCCATTACTTTACACGAACCAATTACTTTGGAGACCATTTCCCAAGAGATTATCAATTGCCGTAAGGATCTCATCCCCTCAAAAAGCCGCATTGCATTTGTCTTTATGACTGAACACTTTTTCGCGATGGCCGAGGATATCCTCGAAAGCGTGAGGGTCGATGGTCATGCAGGGACTGTCGTGGGTTGCTCCGGCTCGGGTGTCTTGGGCACGAATACAGAAATCGAGCAAAGCCCGTCCTTTTCCCTGCTCATGATGAATCTGCCCCAAGGCTGTGAATTCAATACGTTCCGTTATAATCAGGAATTCATCGAGAACCAGACTTCATCGGAAGAATGGTTTGAAAAGATCGGCAAAAAAAAGGGGGATCAATCAAAATTCGTCGTATTCTCCGATCCGTTTACGGTTGATTCCTTGGCATGGATGAAAAGCTGGAATGCCGCCCTCGACCATTCCCCCACGACAGGAGGTTTGGCCAGCGGGAATATGGGCAACCGCCAATCACGTATTTTCCTCAATGGCCAATCTTTTTCCGAAGGTGGGGTGGGTCTCCATCTCTCCGGTGGCCTAGAAATCCACACGGTCGTCTCCCAAGGATGCATCCCGATTGGCAAATCACACATCATCACAAAGGCCGAACAGAATATTATTTTTGAGCTCGGCGGACGCCCTGCCTACGAGGTGCTTTCTGAGACGGTGGACTCCCTGAATGATGAACTCAAAAACCGCGCCCAGGGCAATCTTTTCATCGGTTTTGTCATGAACGAGTACAAGGAGAAATTTAAACGCGGGGATTTCCTCGTGCGCAATTTGCTCGGGGCCGATCAGGCAATGGGAGCTTTAGCTGTCGGTGAATGGCCTCATGTCGGGCAAACTATCCAATTCCAACTCCGGGACTCTAAAACCGCCCATGAAGACCTCGAACACTGGCTGGAAGAAAAAAAGTCCGAGCTCAAAGGTAAACAAATCCTTTCCGGATTAATGTTCGTCTGCAACGGGCGGGGTAAAAACCTTTTTAAAGAAGGTAATCACGACGCAAAAACGGTTGCTAAGTTCTTTGGCGATATTCCCTTAGCCGGATTCTTTTGCAACGGGGAGATCGGACCCGTCGGTAAATCGAATTTCCTCCACGGGTACACCGCTTCCCTAGCCCTTTTTGTCGAATCGAGTGATCCAGCCGCCACAGCCTCTACTCAGTCCAAATAA
- the nifS gene encoding cysteine desulfurase NifS gives MNIGKDKITYLDNNATTQIAPEVVEAMLPFLTEFYGNPSSSYRFGNQITLAIEKAREQVAALIVADPREIIFTSCGTESDNAAIHSALITQPGKKHIITTKVEHSAVKKQTEYLESQGYEITRLDVDSDGMISPDTLEAAIRPDTAIVSIMWANNETGVLFPVEQFAEVCKKKNVLFHTDAVQAVGKIPINMAANKIDMLSLSGHKLHCPKGVGVLFVRKRVNFKPYSIGGGQERGKRGGTENVASIVALGKACELALHLMDKENTEVRKLRDDLENGLKAAIPGVKINGESSPRLPNTISIAIDGVEADAILVNLDREGICASSGSACTTGSLEPSHVLKAMGLSDEAAKGSIRLSLSVYNQRKDIDQALEALPRIISKLRTPVPA, from the coding sequence ATGAATATCGGTAAAGACAAAATTACTTATCTGGATAATAATGCCACCACTCAAATCGCCCCGGAAGTCGTGGAGGCAATGTTACCCTTCTTAACCGAGTTCTACGGAAACCCCTCGAGCTCCTACCGTTTCGGCAATCAGATCACCCTCGCTATCGAAAAAGCCCGTGAGCAAGTCGCGGCATTGATCGTGGCTGACCCGAGGGAAATCATTTTTACCAGTTGCGGCACGGAGTCCGATAATGCGGCCATCCATTCAGCCCTTATTACTCAACCGGGCAAAAAACATATCATCACCACAAAAGTCGAGCATTCCGCCGTTAAAAAACAAACCGAATACCTCGAATCTCAGGGGTACGAAATCACCCGCTTGGATGTCGATAGTGACGGAATGATCTCACCCGATACTCTCGAAGCCGCCATCCGCCCGGATACGGCCATCGTTTCTATCATGTGGGCCAATAACGAGACAGGCGTCCTCTTCCCCGTGGAGCAATTTGCTGAGGTTTGCAAAAAGAAAAATGTCCTTTTCCATACGGACGCCGTACAGGCCGTCGGCAAAATCCCCATTAATATGGCGGCTAATAAAATCGATATGCTCTCCTTATCCGGCCATAAACTTCATTGTCCCAAAGGTGTGGGGGTTCTTTTCGTCCGTAAACGGGTCAATTTCAAACCTTACTCAATCGGCGGCGGACAGGAACGCGGCAAACGGGGCGGCACCGAAAATGTCGCATCCATCGTGGCTCTGGGCAAAGCGTGTGAACTCGCCCTCCATCTCATGGACAAAGAGAATACCGAAGTGCGCAAACTCCGCGATGACTTAGAAAATGGATTAAAAGCCGCCATCCCGGGAGTAAAAATCAATGGGGAATCATCCCCCCGCCTTCCTAATACGATCAGTATCGCAATCGACGGGGTGGAAGCCGATGCGATCTTGGTTAATCTCGACCGTGAAGGCATTTGTGCCTCCAGCGGTTCAGCCTGCACGACCGGCTCCCTTGAACCTTCCCACGTTCTCAAGGCCATGGGACTCTCAGACGAGGCCGCCAAAGGCTCCATCCGCCTCTCCCTGAGCGTCTATAACCAACGCAAAGATATCGACCAAGCCCTCGAGGCCCTCCCCCGCATCATCAGCAAATTGCGCACCCCCGTCCCCGCATAA
- a CDS encoding histidinol-phosphatase HisJ family protein: protein MSEISLLSLADYHMHTPLCKHASGAPWEYVEKAIERGIGEIGFSDHCPMPPWYDPDFRMNSNQMPIYQRIVDDARQRFSDYKVKFGIEADFHPGTELYIETLTKDYDFDYVIGSVHYINDWGFDNPDLVHRYDEMSIEDIWERYFFLWEQAICTGLFDIMAHPDLVKKFGHRPKGDLTQYYKGPLYQCMKMGVAIEVSTAGLRKPVGEIYPSEDFLKIAFEHNIPIVISSDAHKPAEVGMDFEKALELVKKIGYRRTARFTQRKIEFIDI from the coding sequence ATGTCCGAAATCTCTCTTTTATCACTAGCCGATTACCATATGCACACACCCCTCTGCAAACATGCCAGCGGGGCACCGTGGGAATATGTGGAAAAGGCCATTGAACGCGGCATTGGAGAAATCGGTTTTTCCGATCATTGTCCCATGCCTCCCTGGTATGATCCTGATTTCCGGATGAATTCCAATCAGATGCCCATTTACCAAAGGATCGTCGATGATGCCCGGCAACGGTTTTCGGATTACAAGGTGAAGTTCGGGATTGAGGCGGACTTCCATCCCGGCACAGAGCTCTATATCGAAACACTGACCAAAGACTATGATTTCGATTATGTGATTGGTTCTGTCCATTACATCAATGACTGGGGTTTTGACAACCCCGACCTCGTCCACCGTTACGATGAAATGTCGATCGAGGATATCTGGGAGCGGTATTTCTTTTTATGGGAACAGGCTATCTGCACCGGGCTTTTTGATATCATGGCTCATCCGGACCTAGTCAAAAAATTTGGTCACCGCCCGAAAGGGGATTTGACCCAATATTACAAAGGCCCCCTTTACCAATGTATGAAGATGGGGGTCGCAATCGAAGTCAGCACCGCCGGATTAAGAAAGCCAGTGGGCGAGATTTACCCGAGTGAGGATTTCCTTAAAATCGCATTTGAACATAATATCCCCATTGTCATTTCATCGGATGCCCATAAACCGGCTGAAGTAGGGATGGATTTTGAAAAGGCATTAGAATTAGTCAAAAAAATCGGATACCGCCGGACAGCCCGATTTACTCAACGTAAAATAGAATTTATCGATATTTAG
- a CDS encoding isoprenylcysteine carboxylmethyltransferase family protein, which yields MPVEIFVRKIKQKIFDDRIFLTRILAFGLIIFLLLSGSYWRTQSEIIQIIFLSFGIILSGVGAIGRIWCSVYIAGYKNKILVVEGPYSMTRNPLYFFSLVGGIGFGLFTMTLTAPVFIIIAFALYYPSVIKKEEERLESIYGDSFRSYKQKVPSFFPNFKIYSDPESFTVNARALQSQIPSSFSFILALPGILAIHGFQYLGWVKVFWTVY from the coding sequence ATGCCAGTGGAAATTTTTGTAAGAAAAATTAAGCAGAAAATTTTTGATGACCGCATTTTTTTAACCCGGATATTAGCATTTGGTCTAATTATTTTTTTATTACTGTCTGGAAGTTACTGGAGAACCCAGAGTGAGATCATCCAAATTATTTTTTTAAGCTTTGGAATCATCCTTTCCGGGGTCGGAGCCATCGGGAGAATATGGTGCTCTGTCTACATTGCCGGTTATAAGAATAAAATCCTCGTTGTAGAAGGACCATACTCGATGACCCGTAATCCGCTTTATTTTTTTAGTTTAGTGGGAGGGATTGGTTTCGGGCTCTTCACCATGACATTAACAGCCCCCGTGTTCATCATTATCGCTTTTGCCCTCTATTACCCTTCGGTCATCAAGAAGGAAGAGGAACGCCTAGAGTCCATTTACGGAGATTCCTTCAGGTCTTATAAACAAAAGGTCCCGTCCTTTTTCCCTAATTTTAAGATCTATTCTGATCCTGAGTCCTTCACGGTGAATGCGAGGGCTTTGCAAAGTCAGATCCCGAGTTCATTTTCATTTATCCTTGCCCTCCCGGGGATTTTGGCGATCCATGGATTTCAGTATTTGGGATGGGTAAAGGTTTTTTGGACGGTCTATTAA
- a CDS encoding glycoside hydrolase family 31 protein — MNPIHPGIWKVTLGTPEKLTPISMRNRQPVPVERFTQLSETTHPPFESSQIKSYQTQRGFVIEIPLGFEDSVYGLGLQLKSFNQIAKKKTLRVNSDPIADAGDSHAPVPFYVTTSGYGILVDTARYATFYVACATPLQKREAHDKGQKTNLGAFTQDLYVDKSVAQNKRIFIEIPHVQGADIYIFGGPNMKDAVSRYNLFSGGGVLPPRWGLGVWYRGRADFGTDDFLKLADNFRSSNMPCDVLGFEPGWQTHSYACSYVWNTEKFPNPKAVVDALAEKGFKVNLWSHQFTHPASPIYQQVQDFSGNFEAFKQGVVPDLTLPNVRKIFADHHDKEHVSLGVSGYKLDECDNSDFIAFPWSFPEISQFPGGLDGEQMHSLMGVNYMETIDSVFVKRNLRTYSEVRNAHALSSSYPFVLYSDLYDHNDFIRGVVNSGFSGLLWCPEVREGASEEDLIRRIQSVCLSPQALVNAWYIKNPPWKQWRYTENNEDKFLENYEQLEASCRKFFELRMQLIPYLYGAFYQYYLKGTPPFRALVMDYPHDKETYGVDNQWMMGDNLMVAPIVAGKAEREIYLPEGEWFDFWTGQKYPGSQKSTMKVPLDIIPLFVKSGTVLPLAKPTPHTGDPNSFKLDIFIYGQGNLPATLIEDDGNTYDFTRGVCNLASVSSSSGQAHLVRTGQFNGQQYTIESTKHIQ, encoded by the coding sequence ATGAACCCCATTCATCCCGGCATTTGGAAAGTCACCCTTGGGACACCCGAGAAACTCACCCCCATAAGCATGCGTAACCGTCAACCGGTTCCCGTTGAAAGATTCACGCAATTATCAGAAACCACTCACCCACCCTTTGAGAGTAGCCAGATTAAAAGTTACCAAACCCAACGGGGGTTTGTGATTGAAATCCCACTTGGATTTGAAGATTCAGTTTATGGACTAGGACTGCAATTAAAATCCTTTAACCAGATCGCCAAGAAAAAAACCCTGCGTGTCAACTCGGACCCCATCGCCGATGCGGGAGACTCCCACGCACCGGTCCCATTTTATGTAACCACATCCGGGTACGGGATTCTCGTGGATACAGCCCGTTACGCGACATTCTATGTCGCCTGTGCCACACCCCTTCAAAAGCGGGAGGCTCATGATAAAGGTCAAAAAACGAATCTTGGTGCTTTTACCCAGGACCTGTATGTCGATAAAAGTGTCGCACAAAATAAACGGATTTTTATCGAAATCCCCCACGTCCAAGGAGCTGATATCTACATATTTGGTGGACCAAATATGAAAGATGCCGTTTCCCGTTACAATCTCTTCAGCGGTGGTGGGGTCCTCCCTCCCCGTTGGGGTCTCGGGGTGTGGTATCGGGGCCGGGCTGATTTTGGAACGGATGATTTCCTGAAACTCGCCGACAATTTCCGTTCGAGTAATATGCCCTGTGACGTATTGGGGTTTGAACCCGGCTGGCAAACCCACTCCTATGCCTGCTCTTATGTCTGGAATACCGAAAAATTCCCTAACCCCAAAGCGGTCGTAGATGCCCTGGCGGAAAAGGGATTTAAGGTCAATCTCTGGAGTCACCAATTTACCCACCCCGCCTCCCCCATCTATCAGCAAGTGCAAGATTTTTCTGGGAATTTTGAGGCATTTAAACAAGGCGTCGTGCCTGATTTAACCCTGCCGAATGTCCGCAAAATCTTTGCAGACCATCATGACAAAGAACATGTCTCCCTCGGGGTATCGGGATACAAACTCGACGAATGTGATAACTCCGACTTCATCGCATTCCCCTGGTCTTTCCCTGAAATCTCTCAATTCCCCGGCGGTCTTGACGGTGAACAAATGCACAGTCTCATGGGGGTGAACTACATGGAGACAATCGACAGCGTCTTTGTGAAGCGCAATTTGCGCACGTACTCGGAAGTGCGTAATGCCCACGCCCTGTCGAGTTCTTATCCCTTTGTCCTCTACAGCGACCTCTACGACCACAATGACTTCATCCGCGGGGTGGTGAATTCCGGATTCAGCGGTTTACTCTGGTGTCCTGAAGTCCGTGAAGGGGCTTCCGAGGAAGATTTGATCCGCCGTATCCAATCAGTCTGTCTCTCCCCACAAGCACTCGTGAATGCTTGGTATATCAAAAATCCCCCTTGGAAACAGTGGCGTTACACTGAGAATAACGAAGATAAATTCCTCGAGAATTACGAACAACTTGAAGCAAGTTGCCGTAAGTTTTTCGAACTGCGCATGCAATTAATCCCTTACCTATACGGGGCATTCTACCAATATTACCTAAAGGGGACTCCCCCTTTTCGCGCCTTGGTCATGGACTACCCCCACGACAAGGAAACCTACGGGGTGGATAACCAATGGATGATGGGGGATAACCTCATGGTCGCCCCGATCGTCGCCGGAAAGGCCGAACGTGAAATCTACCTTCCTGAAGGGGAATGGTTTGATTTCTGGACAGGACAGAAATATCCGGGCTCCCAAAAAAGCACCATGAAGGTTCCCCTGGATATCATTCCCCTTTTTGTGAAATCGGGAACAGTCCTGCCTCTGGCAAAACCAACCCCACACACAGGAGACCCAAATAGCTTTAAACTCGATATATTCATCTACGGCCAGGGCAATTTGCCTGCAACACTCATCGAAGATGACGGCAATACTTATGACTTCACCCGTGGGGTCTGCAATCTGGCCTCTGTGAGTTCCAGCTCCGGCCAAGCTCACCTCGTGCGGACCGGACAGTTCAACGGGCAACAATACACTATCGAATCAACCAAACATATCCAATAA
- a CDS encoding family 1 glycosylhydrolase: protein MKNFPDDFFWGSATASHQVEGAWNLDGKGPSIWDAFGHTPGGQRRFKC from the coding sequence ATGAAAAACTTTCCTGATGATTTTTTCTGGGGCTCTGCCACCGCTTCACACCAAGTCGAAGGGGCATGGAATCTCGATGGTAAAGGTCCATCCATCTGGGATGCTTTCGGGCATACTCCCGGTGGTCAAAGACGGTTCAAATGCTGA
- a CDS encoding family 1 glycosylhydrolase: MLSGILPVVKDGSNADVACDRYHRYMEDAALMKKLGLNAYRFSISWPRTYPHGHGEVNQKGLDYYSRLVDCLIENGISPMATLFHWDLPLAIHQSGGWLNRRSVTWFEQYARTVIKALGDRVKYWIPINEPNVHSKLGYRHG, from the coding sequence ATGCTTTCGGGCATACTCCCGGTGGTCAAAGACGGTTCAAATGCTGATGTAGCCTGCGACCGGTACCATCGCTATATGGAAGATGCCGCCCTGATGAAAAAACTGGGGCTGAATGCCTACCGTTTTTCTATTTCCTGGCCCCGCACTTATCCTCATGGCCATGGAGAGGTCAATCAAAAGGGGCTGGATTATTATTCCCGTCTTGTGGATTGTTTAATCGAAAACGGGATCAGCCCGATGGCCACCCTTTTCCACTGGGACCTGCCATTGGCTATCCACCAGAGTGGCGGCTGGCTCAACCGCCGGTCCGTGACATGGTTTGAGCAATATGCCCGCACGGTGATCAAAGCATTGGGTGACCGGGTCAAATACTGGATCCCGATCAACGAACCTAATGTCCATTCCAAACTCGGATACCGCCATGGATGA
- a CDS encoding family 1 glycosylhydrolase gives MSIPNSDTAMDDGWHAPASVGGCYTALCRSNHHLTLCHGAAARAVKELVPGGIVATGVNIAAFYPLNNEPKNVEAYRHCEEDQTFWYLDPIFKGGGYPEAALKRAYDHGDDFFVKKGDDELMHANTDIVGFNHYFSIWVESGDTHTYQGWNYGKPPEGLEKNSWDSVVYPQGFYDCFKQLSERYKGFPQMITENGLPEPTDKVSDDGRVHDTGRVEYIKKYVGAMKRALNDGVDIRGYMFWSFMDNFGWAEGYHMRFGLVHTDLKTLKRTIKDSGYCYQEIIASKGAHL, from the coding sequence ATGTCCATTCCAAACTCGGATACCGCCATGGATGATGGATGGCATGCCCCAGCATCCGTAGGAGGCTGTTATACAGCCTTGTGCAGGTCCAATCACCATCTCACACTCTGCCACGGGGCAGCCGCAAGAGCCGTTAAAGAGCTTGTCCCGGGAGGAATTGTTGCAACAGGGGTGAATATAGCCGCTTTTTATCCGCTGAATAATGAACCCAAAAATGTCGAAGCATATCGCCATTGTGAAGAAGACCAGACTTTCTGGTATCTGGATCCGATCTTTAAAGGTGGTGGTTACCCTGAAGCAGCCCTGAAACGCGCCTATGATCATGGGGACGATTTCTTCGTGAAAAAAGGCGATGACGAACTCATGCACGCGAATACCGATATTGTCGGGTTTAACCACTATTTCAGTATCTGGGTGGAATCGGGTGATACTCACACCTACCAAGGATGGAATTATGGCAAACCCCCTGAAGGATTAGAGAAAAATTCATGGGACTCTGTGGTTTATCCCCAAGGTTTTTACGATTGTTTCAAACAGCTTTCAGAGCGTTATAAGGGATTCCCCCAGATGATTACCGAAAATGGTTTACCCGAACCAACAGACAAAGTCTCAGATGACGGACGTGTTCACGACACGGGGAGGGTGGAATATATTAAAAAATATGTCGGGGCAATGAAACGAGCACTCAATGATGGAGTCGATATCCGTGGTTATATGTTCTGGAGTTTTATGGATAATTTCGGGTGGGCTGAAGGGTATCACATGCGGTTTGGCCTCGTTCATACCGATTTGAAAACCCTCAAACGCACCATCAAGGATAGTGGTTATTGTTATCAAGAGATTATCGCTAGCAAAGGGGCTCACCTTTAA